In the genome of Thermosphaera aggregans DSM 11486, one region contains:
- a CDS encoding helicase HerA domain-containing protein, protein MYSTSRPERGVKIGSLLGFGELDVVVDVNALAKHLLVVGTTGSGKSNFVAILADRVAQLGGSVVVFDVHREYRGLKSESGRVHVVDYEAAINLVKTPIEMLVKFIIPESAATKQRRLLRSALRRLNEEVVKVATENRFPYSEAVKRIYAEERKRKGLGQAETPEEMYSELLKKYVEEAGRSSGERSVADVLDKVDDFFEWHLVGLDTPNVSEVVGCGRIVVDVSVLVDSEKDYMLKVVAEDFL, encoded by the coding sequence GTGTACTCTACTAGTAGGCCTGAGCGCGGTGTTAAAATAGGCTCTCTCCTCGGCTTTGGAGAGCTCGACGTGGTAGTAGACGTGAATGCGCTCGCGAAGCACCTCCTCGTAGTGGGGACAACGGGGTCTGGTAAGAGCAACTTCGTGGCTATTCTAGCAGACAGGGTGGCTCAGCTAGGGGGCTCAGTAGTAGTATTCGACGTGCACAGAGAGTACAGGGGCTTGAAGAGCGAGTCGGGGAGAGTTCACGTAGTAGACTACGAGGCCGCGATAAACCTCGTCAAGACGCCTATTGAAATGCTCGTGAAGTTCATCATCCCCGAGAGCGCGGCGACCAAGCAGAGAAGACTGCTGAGAAGCGCTCTGCGGAGACTAAACGAGGAGGTAGTGAAGGTGGCTACTGAGAACAGGTTCCCCTACTCAGAGGCCGTTAAGAGAATATACGCTGAGGAGAGGAAGCGGAAGGGCCTGGGGCAGGCTGAGACCCCGGAGGAGATGTACAGCGAGCTCTTAAAGAAGTACGTGGAGGAGGCCGGCAGGAGTAGTGGTGAGAGGAGCGTTGCCGACGTCCTAGACAAAGTAGACGATTTCTTCGAGTGGCACTTAGTGGGCCTGGACACGCCTAATGTGAGCGAGGTTGTGGGCTGCGGCAGAATAGTAGTAGACGTCTCGGTGCTCGTAGACTCCGAGAAGGACTACATGCTGAAAGTCGTGGCCGAGGATTTCCTCTAG
- a CDS encoding DUF7343 domain-containing protein: MSSVKRRLLEFLKSYQGSYIPQSHIHRALGVSKSRVSEILRELELEGLIARTSIGRSKVVYVKPGLSERHAEPDHKSLRVGIVYSSEYLFLGGFVKRLAKRGFRVEMLVYRDGLKATRALAEGEVHAALSPLVGQLYLYPTYRTYRVVLGGLSGGFRVLYREGSSRVYSTVISTMDYARWRALSRGLTEASHTVYYSDPSTLALLASSGGYVVTWHPVYLELEKHGFRALYTPGDLEVEFCCVLGVSNTLSRRELGVVVKAYYESLEEYSRSPDKYLDYYSATTGIDVSVLRSAVREYRVQRELGVRVVDRVLQGYAPSVPSREVYYEATMQGEQG, from the coding sequence ATGAGCTCTGTTAAGAGGCGCCTACTAGAGTTCTTAAAGAGCTATCAGGGCTCTTACATTCCGCAGTCGCACATTCACAGGGCGCTGGGGGTCTCTAAGAGCAGGGTCTCAGAGATCCTCCGCGAGCTGGAGTTAGAGGGGCTTATAGCGAGGACTAGTATTGGGAGGAGTAAAGTAGTCTACGTCAAGCCCGGGCTCTCTGAGAGGCACGCGGAGCCGGACCACAAGTCGCTCAGAGTGGGGATTGTCTACTCCAGCGAGTACTTGTTTCTCGGCGGCTTTGTTAAAAGACTCGCGAAGCGGGGCTTCAGGGTCGAGATGCTCGTCTACAGAGACGGCTTAAAAGCCACTAGAGCACTGGCCGAGGGCGAAGTACACGCCGCGCTCTCACCTCTAGTCGGGCAACTCTACTTATACCCCACTTACAGGACCTACAGAGTAGTCCTCGGGGGTCTCAGTGGGGGGTTCAGGGTGCTCTACAGAGAGGGCTCTAGCAGAGTCTACTCTACTGTGATTAGCACAATGGACTACGCGAGGTGGCGCGCTCTGAGTAGAGGGCTCACTGAGGCCTCTCACACAGTCTACTACTCAGACCCCTCTACTCTGGCACTCCTCGCTAGTAGTGGCGGCTACGTGGTCACGTGGCACCCCGTATACCTGGAGCTCGAGAAGCACGGCTTCAGAGCCCTCTACACGCCCGGCGACTTGGAGGTGGAGTTCTGCTGCGTTCTCGGAGTCTCGAACACGCTAAGCCGGAGGGAGCTAGGAGTTGTGGTGAAGGCGTACTACGAGTCTCTCGAGGAGTACTCGCGGAGCCCAGACAAGTACTTAGACTACTACTCGGCTACTACGGGAATAGACGTCTCAGTGCTGAGGAGCGCTGTGAGGGAGTACAGAGTGCAGAGAGAGCTGGGGGTCAGAGTAGTGGACAGAGTGCTCCAGGGCTACGCGCCGAGCGTGCCCAGTAGAGAGGTGTACTACGAGGCGACCATGCAGGGAGAACAGGGCTGA
- a CDS encoding PA14 domain-containing protein translates to MPKYVLVKTKSGLVNGLLTRFYTWKGDKPPEDTAGLTHIAESVSPYVSFVYTDKPHPNVPPEYFMIEWKGFLKVEKPGKYMFYVISSDGCKLWVNRELIINEWYDQPSRLHLSREIKLLKGFYQIKLLYYNRFKFGEVSLGWVTPEGNSETIPSNYFYFAVSNKVFFTGLPDKYRIIANPAGSERAYQCLFTQGVCMISDLEENMPIPVNISIYNPENTLIYSTTTPLEIWGGDEYLVKEG, encoded by the coding sequence TTGCCAAAATACGTTTTAGTGAAAACAAAAAGCGGGCTGGTTAACGGTCTTTTAACGAGATTTTACACTTGGAAAGGCGATAAACCCCCCGAGGACACCGCTGGATTAACCCATATTGCGGAGTCGGTCTCTCCGTATGTAAGTTTTGTTTACACTGATAAGCCGCATCCTAACGTCCCCCCAGAATACTTCATGATTGAGTGGAAGGGTTTCCTTAAAGTGGAGAAACCTGGGAAGTACATGTTTTACGTCATATCTTCCGATGGTTGCAAGCTATGGGTTAACCGTGAGCTTATAATAAATGAATGGTATGATCAGCCGAGCCGTTTACACCTGAGCCGGGAGATCAAGCTTCTCAAAGGTTTCTACCAAATAAAACTCTTGTACTATAACCGCTTCAAGTTTGGGGAAGTAAGCCTCGGCTGGGTTACACCTGAAGGTAATAGCGAGACTATTCCATCTAACTACTTTTACTTCGCTGTGAGTAACAAAGTTTTTTTCACCGGACTCCCTGATAAGTATAGAATCATCGCAAATCCTGCTGGATCAGAAAGGGCTTACCAGTGCTTGTTTACACAAGGGGTTTGCATGATTAGTGATCTCGAAGAAAACATGCCCATCCCAGTAAATATAAGCATCTACAATCCTGAAAATACCTTAATCTACTCCACGACCACGCCATTAGAGATTTGGGGAGGAGATGAATACCTAGTCAAAGAGGGGTAA
- a CDS encoding HD domain-containing protein, with protein MVTVGPGLLSELINTFPSLRKAYEAVVSDPEVPILWELSNIMAVKRLKYNDHGPVHAHIAAGAALSIFHLLVKKGVTPSLIKDGVLNKVEHAMLVPLLAGLLHDIGNSVHRDMHERIGAVLAIPIVDRVLRNIIKDEREVLRLRQEISHAIYCTSYDVECLTIEAGSVKVGDGLDMAEGRARVPYRLGGVSIHSVSALSIKKVEIEEGVQNPTRINVYMTEMAGIFQVDEVLIPKIKTTPLRNLIEVHAIIGSEEVKSYP; from the coding sequence ATGGTTACCGTAGGTCCGGGATTACTATCGGAGTTGATAAATACTTTTCCTTCTTTGAGAAAAGCCTATGAAGCGGTAGTTTCCGACCCTGAAGTCCCTATTTTATGGGAGCTCTCGAACATAATGGCGGTCAAGAGGTTGAAATATAATGATCACGGGCCCGTGCATGCTCACATAGCGGCAGGAGCGGCACTCAGTATTTTCCATCTACTGGTTAAGAAAGGGGTTACCCCGAGCCTAATTAAAGATGGGGTGTTAAACAAAGTTGAGCACGCTATGCTTGTACCTCTTCTAGCGGGTCTTCTCCACGATATAGGTAATAGTGTTCATAGAGACATGCATGAGAGGATTGGAGCAGTGTTGGCGATCCCGATCGTTGACAGGGTTTTAAGGAATATTATTAAAGATGAGCGCGAAGTATTAAGGCTCAGGCAGGAAATCTCTCACGCCATATACTGCACTAGCTACGATGTCGAGTGCTTAACAATTGAAGCAGGGAGCGTTAAAGTTGGCGACGGATTGGACATGGCCGAGGGAAGGGCTAGAGTCCCCTACAGGCTAGGAGGCGTTTCGATCCACAGCGTTTCAGCGCTGAGTATCAAGAAGGTTGAAATAGAGGAGGGTGTGCAGAATCCCACAAGAATAAATGTTTACATGACCGAGATGGCTGGGATATTCCAAGTAGACGAGGTACTCATTCCTAAGATTAAAACAACGCCTCTTAGAAATCTTATCGAGGTTCACGCGATCATAGGTAGCGAGGAAGTAAAGTCTTACCCGTGA
- a CDS encoding DNA double-strand break repair nuclease NurA, translated as MGIVASDSSRVYREMRAALLFAVQAVAVRFKSGAEAVLTDAEAGYCVVPAESGKTPVEEVVRRVAQFASRELELTVASRLVSGGEVVPHDGSLFSFLWYGKFPAVPEEFKFARRQRPRTLRDLWRSVASSLLEARRRALLLFVAKTIRRNYYVEKLVPRELAPTSALNDLVLLELLRRRGSLPREPHFIEPLYIEKPSDLPRPLKSLDPEDMEYVKPLLPITVTYVVFSRDAPPTS; from the coding sequence GTGGGAATAGTTGCTAGTGACTCGAGTAGAGTGTACAGAGAGATGAGAGCGGCTCTCCTCTTCGCCGTCCAGGCAGTGGCTGTCAGGTTCAAGTCCGGGGCCGAGGCCGTGCTCACAGACGCTGAGGCCGGCTACTGCGTCGTGCCAGCTGAGAGCGGTAAGACGCCTGTAGAGGAGGTTGTGAGGAGAGTGGCTCAGTTCGCTTCTAGAGAACTAGAACTCACAGTTGCGAGTAGGCTCGTGAGTGGAGGTGAGGTAGTCCCCCACGACGGCTCGCTCTTCTCGTTTCTCTGGTACGGTAAGTTCCCCGCAGTACCGGAGGAGTTCAAGTTCGCTAGGAGGCAGAGGCCCAGGACTCTGAGAGACCTCTGGCGGTCAGTAGCGAGCAGCCTACTCGAGGCTAGGCGCAGAGCACTATTACTATTCGTGGCCAAGACTATTAGGAGAAACTACTACGTCGAGAAGCTAGTGCCGAGAGAGCTCGCGCCTACTAGCGCCCTGAACGACCTAGTCCTACTAGAGCTGCTGAGGAGACGGGGCTCTCTACCGCGAGAACCGCACTTCATCGAGCCGCTCTACATCGAGAAGCCCAGCGACCTGCCGAGGCCCCTGAAGAGCCTAGACCCCGAGGACATGGAGTACGTTAAGCCACTACTCCCCATCACAGTCACCTACGTGGTGTTTAGCCGGGACGCCCCCCCCACCAGCTGA
- a CDS encoding Na+/solute symporter, with translation MRVELLVLLVAHIAVGTTLALLSRRYFTRSLRDYYTASSRLGVLLSAGTYAATTYSAFMMGGSSE, from the coding sequence TTGAGAGTAGAACTCCTAGTCCTCCTAGTAGCGCACATAGCTGTAGGGACTACTCTAGCACTGCTCTCGAGGAGGTATTTTACTAGGAGTCTGCGCGACTACTACACTGCTAGTAGTAGACTCGGAGTTCTGCTCTCAGCTGGAACCTACGCGGCAACTACTTACAGCGCGTTTATGATGGGGGGCTCGTCGGAATGA
- a CDS encoding AEC family transporter: MNDSFILVAIILFGLLIKMVSQRLFPRHELFDVFTTTLTNVIYYFLVPLAFIYTFSTRSLAKTDILIVASFVAYITVAGLSFKYVSRGWRDDVRNAVLLTALFPNAVFLGFPVSLALFGDVKIASILGLATLTLNVLVPDFIALKKISLLKILKLPALIGFLIGVLLNQLGGPGAIVSGILWWSPKTLSYLATFVLGLKLQLGGIAYGVVKKPLLVTIFYRFIIAPLVAVCFSLSVGFTQSESVQLAVVSGMPPAVLNTLMASKYGWRPDLVAYITFILTIPTVLALPIIGALTIH, encoded by the coding sequence ATGAACGATTCATTCATCCTTGTTGCAATAATTTTATTTGGATTACTAATAAAAATGGTTTCCCAGAGGCTTTTCCCTCGGCATGAACTATTTGACGTTTTCACCACTACGTTAACTAATGTCATATACTACTTTCTCGTCCCGTTGGCATTCATATATACTTTTTCAACCAGAAGCCTTGCGAAAACCGACATTTTAATAGTAGCATCATTTGTAGCGTACATAACTGTCGCGGGCTTATCCTTCAAATATGTATCTAGGGGATGGAGGGATGATGTGAGAAATGCTGTTCTCCTTACCGCTCTCTTCCCTAACGCGGTTTTCCTAGGATTTCCAGTAAGCCTCGCCTTATTCGGCGATGTAAAAATAGCATCTATTCTGGGACTGGCAACCCTGACTCTAAACGTATTAGTACCCGATTTCATTGCTTTGAAAAAAATCTCCTTACTCAAAATCTTGAAACTCCCTGCGTTAATAGGGTTCCTTATAGGGGTGCTTCTCAACCAGCTAGGAGGCCCAGGAGCAATTGTTTCAGGAATACTATGGTGGTCGCCTAAAACTCTCAGTTACCTGGCAACCTTTGTCCTTGGATTAAAGCTCCAGCTGGGTGGGATCGCATACGGCGTGGTTAAAAAACCATTACTGGTAACTATTTTTTACCGTTTTATCATCGCCCCTCTCGTAGCAGTTTGCTTCTCGCTGTCAGTAGGGTTCACACAGAGCGAATCCGTCCAATTAGCTGTAGTATCTGGGATGCCGCCGGCTGTTTTAAATACCCTAATGGCATCGAAATACGGGTGGAGACCTGATCTTGTTGCATACATTACATTCATCCTTACTATTCCTACAGTTCTAGCATTACCAATTATCGGTGCTTTAACGATCCACTAG
- a CDS encoding sodium:solute symporter family transporter has product MTYATGIGALGFELLYLAATVVILSTIGYEIWRLARRYQWLAPSQMLGDLYNSRVLAVATALVYLFAMVPYLAAQIRGLEAMFSYGGLGSLEAILISAALVYSWIFIAGMWSVALTDTYQGLLMLSGGLAYLIWALFYLVPARGLTLSDVFTELSKTGHLGLTGFWSLSTFIAYTLPWAFFAITNPQVVIRLYVPRDEEAYKKGVVAFYIYGFLYTLVVVLVGLVAAGLAATGALPRGLGWDSVTPYLLGLMHPPLGSLIAVSVIAAAVSTANSIVLAVSSSLVSLSEKKSLAVARAVDAALVVAATLVALLGTGFIVELSVLTSVILLPLAPITVLGVYRQPRTSTVMRRSALASLVVGVGLATYYATVLGPRRAFREVVAGLPLSAWVLLVSTLILVAGQLVESKLTGSRGALRAQPPG; this is encoded by the coding sequence ATGACCTACGCTACTGGTATTGGCGCTCTCGGCTTCGAACTCCTCTACTTGGCCGCGACAGTAGTCATTCTCTCCACTATTGGCTACGAGATCTGGAGACTGGCCAGGAGATATCAGTGGCTCGCTCCCTCGCAAATGCTGGGAGACCTCTACAACAGCAGAGTTCTCGCAGTGGCCACCGCGCTCGTCTACTTGTTCGCAATGGTGCCCTACCTCGCCGCTCAGATAAGGGGCCTCGAGGCGATGTTTAGTTACGGGGGCCTGGGGTCACTGGAGGCTATTCTCATATCCGCCGCTCTAGTCTACTCATGGATATTTATCGCCGGCATGTGGAGCGTAGCTCTCACAGACACCTACCAGGGGCTCTTAATGCTGAGCGGGGGGCTAGCCTACTTGATCTGGGCGCTCTTCTACCTAGTGCCAGCGAGGGGGCTTACTCTCAGCGACGTGTTCACGGAGCTCTCGAAGACAGGGCACTTGGGGCTGACAGGGTTCTGGTCTCTCTCCACGTTTATAGCCTACACGCTACCCTGGGCTTTCTTCGCCATTACAAACCCGCAGGTAGTTATTAGGCTCTACGTCCCCCGCGACGAGGAGGCGTACAAGAAGGGCGTAGTCGCGTTCTACATCTACGGGTTCCTCTACACTCTAGTAGTCGTGCTAGTCGGCCTCGTAGCGGCTGGTCTAGCCGCTACTGGAGCCCTGCCCAGGGGTCTAGGCTGGGACTCCGTCACGCCCTACTTACTCGGACTCATGCACCCGCCTCTAGGGTCTCTAATAGCTGTTAGTGTAATTGCGGCCGCCGTCTCCACGGCTAATAGCATAGTCCTCGCAGTGTCTAGTAGTCTAGTGTCGCTGAGCGAGAAGAAGAGCCTGGCAGTAGCCCGGGCCGTCGACGCCGCGCTAGTAGTAGCCGCTACGCTAGTAGCCCTGCTGGGCACTGGATTTATAGTTGAGCTCTCCGTCTTGACCTCGGTAATACTGCTACCACTAGCCCCCATTACAGTGCTCGGAGTGTACAGGCAACCCAGAACTAGCACGGTGATGAGGAGATCCGCCCTCGCGTCACTAGTAGTGGGCGTCGGGCTCGCCACGTACTACGCTACTGTGCTGGGTCCTAGAAGGGCTTTTAGAGAAGTAGTGGCCGGCTTACCGCTCTCGGCGTGGGTACTACTGGTCTCGACACTGATACTGGTAGCTGGCCAATTAGTCGAGTCGAAACTAACGGGTTCGCGGGGAGCCCTTCGAGCCCAGCCTCCCGGCTAG
- a CDS encoding proton-conducting transporter membrane subunit, which produces MFHILLAQGLVLTIHGSFGAILQTNIKWVQAHSSVGYGGVITALYASSMRLGDQALNAIIIAVLVFHTLTKALAFINTGLIYQVANAYDVYQLGYLCCMSREDSLSAYMALLNFTGIPPSTGFIV; this is translated from the coding sequence GTGTTCCATATTCTACTTGCACAGGGATTAGTATTAACAATACATGGCTCATTTGGAGCAATACTGCAAACCAACATAAAGTGGGTCCAAGCACACAGCTCAGTTGGATACGGTGGCGTAATAACAGCTTTATACGCTTCATCAATGAGACTGGGAGATCAAGCGTTGAACGCGATAATAATAGCAGTCTTAGTGTTCCACACTTTAACAAAAGCACTCGCGTTCATAAACACTGGGCTGATATACCAGGTCGCGAACGCGTATGACGTATACCAACTAGGCTACTTATGCTGCATGTCAAGAGAGGACTCGTTATCCGCGTACATGGCACTACTAAACTTCACGGGTATACCTCCATCAACAGGTTTCATCGTTTAA